The following are encoded together in the Mycteria americana isolate JAX WOST 10 ecotype Jacksonville Zoo and Gardens chromosome 2, USCA_MyAme_1.0, whole genome shotgun sequence genome:
- the PSMA2 gene encoding proteasome subunit alpha type-2 — MAERGYSFSLTTFSPSGKLVQIEYALAAVAAGAPSVGIKAANGVVLATEKKQKSILYDERSVHKVEPITKHIGLVYSGMGPDYRVLVHRARKLAQQYYLVYHEPIPTAQLVQRIASVMQEYTQSGGVRPFGVSLLICGWNEGRPYLFQSDPSGAYFAWKATAMGKNYVNGKTFLEKRYNEDLELEDAIHTAILTLKESFEGQMTEDNIEVGICNEAGFRRLTPTEVKDYLAAIA, encoded by the exons ATGGCGGAGCGCGGTTACAGCTTCTCCCTCACTACGTTCAG TCCTTCTGGAAAGCTTGTTCAGATTGAATATGCTTTGGCTGCAGTGGCTGCAGGAGCTCCATCGGTTGGGATTAAAG CTGCAAATGGAGTGGTGTTGGCAACTGAGAAGAAGCAGAAGTCCATTCTTTATGATGAAAGGAGTGTCCACAAAGTAGAACCAATTACCAAACATATAGGTTTAGTGTACAGCGGTATGGGTCCAGATTACAG aGTACTTGTGCACAGAGCTCGGAAGCTGGCCCAGCAATATTACTTGGTTTATCATGAGCCCATTCCAACAGCTCAGCTAGTACAGAGAATTGCTTCTGTGATGCAGGAATACACGCAATCTGG TGGTGTTCGTCCATTTGGTGTATCACTGCTAATATGTGGCTGGAATGAAGGGCGGCCCTATTTATTTCAGTCGGATCCATCT GGAGCTTACTTTGCGTGGAAAGCAACAGCAATGGGAAAAAATTACGTCAATGGGAAAACATTCCTTGAGAAAAG ATACAATGAAGATTTGGAGCTTGAAGATGCCATTCATACAGCTATCTTAACACTAAAG gaGAGCTTTGAAGGGCAAATGACAGAAGACAACATTGAAGTTGGTATCTGTAATGAAGCTGGTTTTAGGAGGCTCACTCCAACTGAGGTTAAGGACTACTTGGCTGCAATAGCCTAG